From a single Xiphophorus maculatus strain JP 163 A chromosome 5, X_maculatus-5.0-male, whole genome shotgun sequence genomic region:
- the LOC102225909 gene encoding protein phosphatase 1 regulatory subunit 29-like, with translation MAARQLLSFPSPSLLLPVLLAALLLLRLPAAVKGDCWLIEGDKGYVWLAICSQNQPPYETIPQHINSTVHDLRLNENKLKAVLFTSMYRFTNLTDLNLTKNEISYIEDGAFAGQANLQVLQLGYNKLTNLTEGMLRGLGRMQCLFLQHNLIEVIATNAFWECPNLSSLDLSSNKLARLDPSTFTSLNRLMVCELAANPFHCGCELYSFLTWLEEFNNVTHTYDRLQCETPPELTGYPLLGQAPGQGRNARNILLSACRDGVIIPGMTSQMPDPDGSGMGLDNSDPGLYPQPTTATADPNYVPQISIKLESVSLYTASLLVQIPKPYTKMYILSQYNDTFATEIMSLTKKKEKIPIDKLKPHTNYTYCVASGSKTQRYNHTCLSFTTRAMGPEDLRSNPSTTTHYIMTILGCLFGMVIVLGFVYYCLRRRRIQEEKEKAISVKKTILEMRYGPEAAAAVANDPGAIQRLQEQTHHHHSGGAGGKLPPSASSSTGMLHGSANTSSSRLSTLPQVEKMASAFSEAMGSKSNYMDVRTTGMVGESRDGVLVAGGVGGEVLVDMRGVAENGTEAGEDSDDDGRGSASEISTIAKEVDKVNQIINNCIDALKLDASANIVSTADDGNSLSSSQPPCMAPLSRNLLPLSTASSGDQIMASSPKVHPKSQPHPQPHPQPQPQSHPQSHPQLHQQPHPPSMAPVPLVMPLSERPGISGGGFLSPPYRDPPPANAVRPLQRQQSADTAVVKNRCGTPAAVSVKNTRLYSVDIPEQRSDPPKYPTEKGSPAVCGGMGGSGGHGGVGGCGGNGKGNLNGGGVSLNGGGMGCNNGNGSGCGVAGPGQQQHHLEVQPDYHSSEHRHSFPALYYEDGNESPLPAQKASFLKPLGRTKREATATYSQLSPSRHHNYNSGYSSSPEYSSESTLRIWERFRPYKKNPREEASYIAAGHALRKKVQFAKDEDLHDILDYWKGVSAQQKL, from the exons GTTCATGACCTGAGGCTGAATGAGAACAAACTCAAGGCTGTGCTCTTTACCTCGATGTACCGTTTCACAAACCTAACTGATCTCAATCTAACTAAGAACGAGATAAGCTACATTGAGGATGGAGCCTTTGCAGGACAGGCAAACCTTCAG GTTCTACAACTAGGCTACAACAAACTGACCAATCTGACTGAAGGAATGTTGAGAGGCCTGGGCCGAATGCAGTGCCTCTTTTTACAACACAACCTCATTGAGGTCATTGCCACCAATGCCTTCTGGGAGTGCCCTAACCTTAGCAGCCTGGATTTATCTTCAAATAAATTGGCCCGTCTTGACCCCTCTACCTTCACTTCCCTCAACAGGCTAATGGTTTGTGAACTAGCAGCGAACCCGTTCCATTGTGGGTGTGAGCTCTACAGTTTTCTGACTTGGCTAGAGGAATTCAACAATGTCACCCACACTTACGACCGACTCCAATGTGAAACACCACCAGAACTGACAGGGTATCCACTCCTGGGCCAAGCGCCTGGCCAGGGAAGGAATGCTCGGAACATTCTTCTGTCCGCCTGTCGGGACGGTGTGATTATTCCAGGGATGACCTCCCAGATGCCAGATCCAGATGGCTCAGGGATGGGTTTAGACAATTCTGACCCAGGTCTGTACCCTCAGCCAACCACAGCTACTGCCGATCCCAACTATGTTCCTCAGATTTCCATTAAGCTTGAATCGGTCTCCCTCTACACGGCATCTCTTCTTGTGCAGATTCCAAAACCGTACACTAAGATGTACATCCTCTCCCAGTATAATGATACCTTTGCAACAGAAATTATGTCCCTTacaaagaagaaggagaagattCCCATAGATAAGCTGAAGCCACACACCAATTACACCTATTGTGTGGCTTCTGGAAGTAAAACTCAACGATACAACCATACTTGCCTGTCTTTCACAACGCGGGCTATGGGCCCGGAGGACCTCCGTTCTAATCCATCCACAACCACCCACTACATTATGACAATCTTGGGATGTCTGTTTGGTATGGTGATTGTGCTCGGATTTGTCTACTACTGCCTCAGGCGGCGACGCATCCaagaagagaaggagaaggCTATAAgtgtaaagaaaacaattctGGAGATGAG ATATGGTCCAGAGGCAGCTGCAGCAGTGGCCAATGATCCAGGTGCCATTCAACGTCTTCAGGAGCAGACTCATCACCACCATTCAGGAGGAGCGGGAGGCAAGCTTCCACCATCTGCCTCTTCTAGCACCGGGATGCTCCATGGATCAGCAAACACAAGCTCTTCCCGCCTCTCCACCTTGCCCCAGGTAGAAAAAATGGCCTCTGCCTTCTCCGAGGCAATGGGCAGCAAGAGCAATTACATGGATGTGAGGACAACGGGAATGGTCGGGGAGAGCAGAGACGGAGTACTGGTTGCTGGAGGAGTAGGAGGTGAAGTACTTGTTGATATGCGCGGTGTGGCTGAAAATGGGACAGAGGCTGGGGAAGACTCGGATGATGATGGTCGTGGCTCTGCATCGGAGATTTCCACCATTGCTAAGGAGGTGGACAAAGTGAACCAGATCATTAACAATTGCATCGACGCCCTCAAGCTGGACGCCTCGGCCAATATTGTGTCGACAGCTGATGACGGTAACTCTCTGTCCTCCTCCCAGCCACCTTGCATGGCACCTCTTTCCCGCAATCTCCTGCCACTCTCCACTGCCTCCTCTGGAGATCAGATCATGGCCTCTTCTCCGAAGGTGCATCCAAAGTCTCAGCCACACCCTCAGCCTCATCCTCAGCCGCAACCTCAGTCCCATCCTCAGTCTCACCCACAGCTACATCAGCAGCCTCATCCCCCTTCTATGGCCCCGGTGCCCCTGGTCATGCCCCTATCAGAGCGACCTGGCATCAGTGGAGGTGGGTTCCTTTCCCCACCTTACCGTGACCCACCCCCAGCTAATGCGGTGCGGCCCCTTCAGAGGCAGCAGAGTGCCGACACTGCAGTAGTCAAGAATCGTTGTGGTACTCCTGCTGCAGTATCTGTCAAGAACACAAGGCTGTACAGTGTGGATATACCGGAGCAGAGGAGTGATCCACCCAAGTATCCAACAGAGAAGGGGAGTCCTGCCGTTTGTGGTGGGATGGGTGGAAGCGGGGGACATGGTGGTGTAGGAGGCTGTGGTGGAAATGGCAAGGGAAACCTAAATGGTGGTGGGGTGAGTTTAAATGGAGGCGGAATGGGATGTAATAATGGGAATGGAAGTGGATGTGGGGTTGCTGGGCctggacagcagcagcatcacttAGAGGTTCAGCCAGACTACCACAGCTCAGAGCACCGACACTCCTTTCCTGCGCTCTACTATGAGGATGGCAACGAATCTCCCTTACCAGCCCAAAAAGCTTCATTCCTCAAGCCACTGGGACGCACCAAAAGGGAGGCCACAGCCACCTACTCCCAGCTCTCTCCTTCTCGCCACCATAACTACAACTCCGGGTACTCCTCCAGTCCGGAGTACTCATCAGAGAGCACGCTACGCATCTGGGAGAGATTTCGACCGTACAAGAAAAACCCACGCGAGGAAGCCTCCTACATAGCCGCGGGCCACGCATTGCGTAAGAAGGTGCAGTTTGCCAAGGATGAGGATCTTCATGATATTTTGGATTATTGGAAGGGCGTTTCTGCCCAGCAAAAGCTGTGA